A single region of the Rhizobium grahamii genome encodes:
- a CDS encoding exonuclease domain-containing protein: MLSTTENPRIRVIDLETGGNGANDVCEIGWQDVVPDADGRWQVGEDRGARFVNPGRPISPDTMAVHHILDAQVADAPLWKQVAPSVLRPVGGVTALAAHRAAFEQRYCRPSMTGGSPWICTWKCALRVWPDLPRFSNQMLRYQRMPVGLVHEIGLPAHRAMPDAYVTAHHLRDLLNEASLEQLLAWSLEPGLLPRVPSGPDRGRPWDRLTSDALIEFTRNKDIDVRFSANSELRRRGEGDSGQTIEVVQDRLL, translated from the coding sequence ATGCTGAGCACGACTGAAAATCCACGCATACGCGTTATCGATCTCGAGACCGGCGGAAACGGCGCGAACGACGTCTGCGAGATCGGATGGCAGGATGTCGTCCCTGATGCAGATGGCCGCTGGCAGGTCGGCGAGGATCGCGGCGCGCGGTTCGTCAACCCGGGTCGTCCGATCTCTCCGGATACGATGGCGGTGCACCACATACTCGACGCGCAGGTCGCGGACGCGCCATTGTGGAAGCAGGTCGCTCCAAGTGTGCTTCGACCGGTCGGCGGCGTCACGGCCTTGGCGGCCCATCGCGCGGCATTCGAACAGCGGTATTGCAGACCGAGCATGACCGGAGGGTCTCCGTGGATCTGTACATGGAAGTGTGCGTTACGCGTATGGCCTGATCTTCCGCGCTTCTCGAACCAGATGCTGCGATACCAGCGTATGCCGGTCGGACTGGTGCACGAGATCGGTCTTCCCGCGCATCGGGCGATGCCTGATGCATATGTGACGGCCCATCATCTGCGCGACCTTTTGAATGAGGCGTCACTTGAGCAACTGCTTGCCTGGAGCCTTGAGCCCGGACTCCTGCCACGGGTGCCATCCGGACCGGACCGCGGAAGACCGTGGGATCGGCTCACGTCGGATGCCTTGATCGAGTTCACCCGGAACAAGGACATTGATGTCAGGTTCTCGGCGAACAGCGAACTTCGCCGTCGTGGTGAAGGCGATTCCGGACAAACGATTGAGGTGGTGCAGGACCGACTTCTATGA
- a CDS encoding potassium channel beta subunit family protein, with product MEYRRLGKSGLKVSEFSFGSWVTFGKQVDGRDAVELMKLAYDNGVNFFDNAEGYESGNSEVVMGNALKTLGWSRDSYIVSSKVFWGGQKPTQRGLSRKHVTDAAHAALKRLQVDYLDLYFCHRPDIDTPIEETVRAMHDLVAQGKVLYWGTSEWSAQQLTEAYAVARDLRITPPTMEQPQYNIFERQKVEADYLRLYDLLGLGTTIWSPLASGVLTGKYNSGVPDDSRMNLPGYEWLKEKLSSPAGRTQLEHVRQLAKLADEIGVSITHLALLWCLANPHVSTVILGASRKSQLEDNLAALSNKEKVTADVLARIDAIVGNKPAAPQRF from the coding sequence GTGGAATATCGTCGTCTCGGAAAGTCTGGCCTGAAGGTCAGTGAGTTCTCATTTGGCTCGTGGGTAACCTTCGGCAAGCAGGTCGATGGTCGGGATGCGGTCGAGCTTATGAAACTCGCCTACGACAATGGCGTGAACTTCTTCGACAATGCCGAGGGTTATGAAAGCGGCAATTCGGAGGTCGTCATGGGCAATGCGCTCAAGACGCTCGGATGGAGCCGCGACAGCTACATCGTCTCGAGCAAGGTGTTCTGGGGAGGACAAAAGCCGACGCAGCGCGGGCTTTCGCGAAAGCACGTCACCGACGCCGCACACGCCGCCCTGAAGCGGCTCCAGGTCGACTATCTGGACCTTTACTTTTGCCACCGCCCCGACATCGACACCCCGATCGAGGAAACCGTGCGCGCGATGCACGATCTCGTGGCGCAGGGGAAGGTTCTATACTGGGGAACATCCGAATGGTCAGCGCAGCAGCTGACAGAAGCCTACGCGGTCGCGCGCGACCTGCGCATCACCCCGCCGACGATGGAGCAGCCGCAGTACAACATCTTCGAGCGCCAGAAAGTTGAGGCCGATTATCTGCGCCTTTACGACCTGCTCGGCTTGGGAACGACCATCTGGTCGCCGCTGGCATCAGGCGTCCTGACCGGGAAATATAACAGCGGCGTACCCGATGACAGCCGCATGAACCTTCCCGGCTACGAATGGCTGAAGGAAAAACTGTCCAGCCCGGCGGGCCGCACTCAGCTCGAGCATGTCCGTCAGCTTGCGAAGCTTGCCGATGAGATCGGTGTTTCGATCACGCATCTCGCCTTGCTTTGGTGCCTCGCGAACCCCCACGTCTCGACCGTCATCCTCGGCGCATCGCGGAAAAGCCAGTTGGAAGATAATCTGGCTGCGCTGTCGAACAAGGAAAAGGTCACCGCGGACGTGCTCGCGCGGATTGACGCCATCGTCGGCAACAAGCCTGCGGCACCACAGCGATTCTAA
- a CDS encoding DUF1328 domain-containing protein: MLYYALVFLVVALIAGVLGFGGIAGASASIAQVLFFLFLVLFVVSLAMRVLRR; the protein is encoded by the coding sequence ATGCTTTATTATGCTCTCGTATTCTTGGTGGTCGCACTCATCGCCGGCGTGCTCGGTTTTGGCGGTATTGCCGGTGCATCGGCGTCAATCGCCCAGGTCCTGTTCTTCCTTTTCCTGGTTCTCTTTGTCGTGTCGTTGGCTATGCGCGTCCTGAGGCGCTGA
- a CDS encoding YbaN family protein codes for MIDPPDISVARTSGQPHWVVRAVYAALGCLMAALGIIGALVPLMPTTIFLILAAWFFARSSPRFEAYLLNHRWCGPPLRAWREDGAIPSKAKILAVLGMSGGYIAFFFAVSPGIWLALLVGFLLGGCALYVVSRPTAHLPTAAESGE; via the coding sequence ATGATCGATCCTCCCGATATCTCCGTAGCTCGGACGTCAGGCCAACCGCATTGGGTGGTCAGAGCCGTTTATGCCGCGCTAGGGTGCCTCATGGCCGCGCTCGGTATCATCGGCGCACTTGTCCCTTTGATGCCGACAACGATCTTTCTGATCCTTGCGGCCTGGTTCTTCGCGCGGTCGTCTCCTCGGTTCGAAGCCTACCTTCTCAATCACCGTTGGTGCGGTCCGCCTTTACGGGCCTGGCGCGAAGATGGTGCGATCCCGTCGAAGGCGAAGATCCTTGCGGTACTGGGGATGTCGGGCGGCTACATCGCCTTCTTCTTCGCTGTTTCTCCAGGTATCTGGCTTGCGCTCCTTGTCGGTTTTTTGCTTGGCGGATGCGCGCTCTATGTCGTTTCCCGACCGACCGCACATTTGCCTACAGCCGCCGAATCCGGCGAATGA
- a CDS encoding DUF6634 family protein, which yields MTSAPSKAELATAPILKGWLLEHAADSEPWLYAWFFGDPDVEDGDHGHASAVLQIDESSPPGWARTESQLYRLGASYPPAEREIRYWAQKLRKRLFLPLGDAPGGGNDIDEMIAFIREERPFPERRLMRMELAYREERERLTEVDALRVPVPTAEIPIR from the coding sequence ATGACATCGGCACCAAGCAAAGCCGAACTGGCGACAGCCCCGATCCTTAAAGGGTGGCTGCTGGAACATGCCGCAGACAGCGAGCCGTGGCTATACGCGTGGTTCTTCGGTGATCCGGATGTCGAGGATGGGGACCACGGTCATGCATCCGCTGTGCTGCAGATCGATGAGAGTTCTCCGCCAGGCTGGGCGAGGACAGAAAGCCAACTCTATCGTCTGGGCGCTTCGTACCCTCCGGCCGAGCGCGAGATCCGTTACTGGGCGCAGAAGCTGCGCAAGCGACTTTTCCTCCCGTTGGGAGATGCTCCCGGAGGCGGCAACGACATCGATGAGATGATTGCCTTCATCCGGGAAGAGAGGCCCTTCCCGGAGCGAAGGTTGATGCGCATGGAACTGGCGTATCGGGAAGAGCGCGAGCGATTGACCGAAGTCGATGCGCTACGTGTTCCTGTCCCGACCGCCGAGATCCCAATCCGTTAG
- a CDS encoding sensor domain-containing diguanylate cyclase has product MTTRFSQFKLVGPVLVLVAILIAGLAAVPYYGVKRLDAESRERQETLVKRNISIWIADVEFALTAWTIWDESIAKIDNSFDREWADRNIGSSLIGTSRTRFAAILDAEDSMIYAKTADEVVGRPFFVRRASAIVDDAGSLVRRVREREAGVKKPGIPDPIAFSKIEVIGSDAVLLTASLFQADFQTAKPRGNRAPILVSAIPIAGSLQDFLGNRFLLDDATIGPLSSVSPDRARAEIAVGQDGQVEVLSWHPPTPASDLLLQSLPLAAAVTILLIVGGLFVMRLSRRTVVSLVEAEQRMRHAATHDFLTGLANRSMIEPEFARLSSCGSLTVACLDLDGFKSVNDRHGHAAGDELLRQVAQRLKAGTRDGDAVFRLGGDEFAVLMPSVPMAEAEWRCRQLSQLLSQPYVIDDVEAQVGASFGLGEVQVGGGETCDQALKRADAALYAAKAKGRGIVVTSAMSSEGSSSSAVHPNLAKSRK; this is encoded by the coding sequence GTGACTACGCGTTTCTCCCAGTTCAAGTTGGTTGGTCCCGTTCTCGTGCTCGTCGCGATCCTGATCGCGGGCCTGGCGGCGGTTCCCTACTATGGGGTGAAGCGCCTCGATGCGGAAAGCCGCGAGCGGCAGGAGACGCTGGTCAAGCGGAACATCTCGATATGGATCGCGGACGTCGAGTTCGCACTGACCGCATGGACAATTTGGGACGAGTCGATCGCCAAGATCGACAACTCGTTTGATCGCGAGTGGGCGGATCGCAACATCGGCAGCTCCCTGATCGGGACGTCGAGGACGCGTTTTGCCGCCATTCTCGATGCTGAAGACAGCATGATCTACGCCAAGACGGCGGACGAGGTTGTGGGTCGGCCCTTCTTCGTTCGGCGAGCGTCGGCTATTGTAGATGACGCCGGTTCTCTCGTTCGGCGCGTTCGCGAGCGTGAAGCCGGCGTGAAGAAGCCTGGCATTCCAGACCCGATCGCCTTCAGCAAGATCGAGGTTATTGGCAGCGACGCGGTCCTTTTGACAGCCAGCCTCTTTCAGGCTGACTTCCAGACGGCCAAGCCGCGTGGAAACCGAGCGCCAATTCTCGTTTCCGCGATCCCGATCGCAGGCAGTCTGCAGGATTTTCTGGGCAACCGCTTTCTTCTCGATGACGCGACCATCGGCCCTTTGAGCTCGGTTTCACCGGACCGTGCGCGCGCCGAGATTGCCGTCGGGCAGGACGGACAGGTCGAAGTTCTGTCATGGCACCCACCGACGCCCGCGAGCGATCTGCTGCTGCAATCCCTGCCTCTCGCGGCTGCCGTCACCATCCTGCTGATTGTCGGCGGCTTGTTCGTCATGCGGCTGTCGCGCCGGACGGTGGTGTCGTTGGTCGAGGCTGAACAACGCATGCGCCACGCCGCCACGCATGACTTTCTGACCGGCCTGGCGAACCGCTCCATGATCGAGCCGGAGTTCGCGAGGCTATCCAGCTGCGGTAGCCTCACAGTCGCGTGCCTCGACCTCGATGGGTTCAAGAGCGTCAACGACAGACATGGACACGCAGCCGGGGATGAATTGCTGAGGCAGGTCGCTCAGCGCCTGAAAGCCGGAACACGGGATGGCGACGCTGTCTTCCGTTTGGGGGGCGATGAGTTCGCCGTTCTCATGCCATCGGTCCCAATGGCCGAAGCCGAGTGGCGTTGCCGGCAGTTGTCGCAGCTTTTGTCTCAGCCCTACGTGATCGACGACGTCGAGGCACAGGTCGGCGCATCCTTCGGGCTTGGTGAAGTTCAGGTCGGCGGCGGTGAAACATGCGACCAGGCCCTGAAGAGAGCGGACGCAGCGCTTTACGCCGCAAAGGCAAAGGGCCGAGGTATCGTCGTCACTTCCGCTATGTCGTCGGAAGGCAGCAGCTCGTCCGCCGTTCACCCGAATTTGGCAAAAAGTCGAAAGTGA
- the katG gene encoding catalase/peroxidase HPI gives MDQKPDSAGKCPVPHGNTPRGRGNRDWWPDQLNVQILHQNSGLSDPLGAAFNYAEEFKKLDLNAVKQDLHALMTDSQDWWPADFGHYGGLFIRMAWHSAGTYRITDGRGGAGQGQQRFAPLNSWPDNVNLDKARRLLWPIKQKYGSRISWADLLILTGNVALESMGFKTFGFAGGRADVWEPEELYWGPEGTWLGDERYSGERELAEPLGAVQMGLIYVNPEGPNGNPDPLASARDIRETFARMAMNDEETVALIAGGHTFGKTHGAGDPSFVGVDPEGDEIEAQGLGWSSKFNTGVGRDAIGSGLEVIWTTTPTKWSNNFFWNLFGYEYELESSPAGAKQWVAKGAGETIPDAFDPAKKHRPKMLTSDLALRFDPIYEKISRRFMENPDQFADAFARAWFKLTHRDMGPKVRYLGPEVPAEDLIWQDVVPAVDHELVDDNDVSALKAKVLASGLTVQELVSTAWASASSFRGSDKRGGANGARIRLSPQKDWDANQPAQLAKVLSVLEGIQKDFNAAQTSGKKISLADLIVLAGNAGVEKAAGPGASVPFTPGRMDATEAQTDAASFAALEPRADGFRNYVNANRRQFLKAEEALVDRAQLLTLTAPEMTVLVGGLRVLKAGEPEHGVLTDKPETLTNDFFVNLLDMGTVWTPAAGKQGVYEGRDRKTNALKWTGTRVDLIFGSHAQLRALAEVYGSSDAKGKFVRDFIAAWTKVMNADRFDLARR, from the coding sequence ATGGACCAGAAACCTGATAGCGCCGGCAAATGTCCCGTGCCCCATGGCAATACGCCTCGCGGCAGAGGCAACCGTGACTGGTGGCCGGATCAGCTGAACGTTCAGATCCTGCATCAGAATTCGGGTCTTTCCGATCCGTTGGGAGCGGCCTTCAATTATGCCGAGGAGTTCAAGAAGCTCGATCTCAACGCGGTCAAGCAAGACCTTCACGCGTTGATGACGGACTCCCAGGATTGGTGGCCGGCCGACTTCGGACACTACGGCGGCCTCTTCATTCGCATGGCATGGCACAGCGCCGGCACCTACCGCATCACCGATGGCCGCGGCGGCGCGGGGCAGGGACAGCAGCGTTTCGCCCCGCTCAACAGCTGGCCTGACAACGTCAACCTCGACAAGGCCCGTCGCCTTCTCTGGCCGATCAAGCAGAAATACGGCAGCCGTATTTCCTGGGCCGACCTTTTGATCCTGACCGGCAACGTCGCGCTCGAATCCATGGGCTTCAAAACCTTCGGCTTCGCCGGCGGCCGCGCCGATGTCTGGGAACCGGAAGAGCTCTATTGGGGCCCTGAAGGCACCTGGCTCGGAGACGAGCGTTATAGTGGCGAGCGCGAACTCGCAGAACCGCTCGGCGCCGTGCAAATGGGTCTTATCTACGTCAATCCGGAGGGACCGAACGGAAATCCGGACCCATTGGCCTCTGCCCGCGACATCCGCGAAACCTTCGCCCGCATGGCAATGAACGACGAAGAAACCGTTGCGCTGATCGCCGGTGGCCATACGTTCGGCAAGACGCACGGCGCTGGCGATCCGTCCTTCGTCGGCGTCGATCCCGAAGGCGACGAGATTGAGGCGCAGGGCCTTGGCTGGTCGAGCAAATTCAACACCGGCGTCGGTCGCGATGCTATCGGCAGCGGTCTGGAAGTGATCTGGACGACGACACCCACCAAGTGGAGCAACAACTTCTTCTGGAACCTGTTCGGTTACGAATACGAACTGGAAAGCAGTCCGGCGGGCGCCAAGCAGTGGGTTGCAAAGGGTGCGGGTGAGACGATTCCGGATGCCTTCGACCCCGCGAAGAAGCACCGGCCAAAGATGCTGACCTCCGACCTCGCGCTCCGCTTCGATCCGATCTATGAAAAGATCTCGCGCCGGTTCATGGAAAATCCGGACCAGTTCGCAGACGCGTTCGCTCGCGCATGGTTTAAGCTCACGCATCGCGATATGGGACCCAAGGTACGCTATCTCGGTCCCGAGGTGCCTGCCGAAGATCTGATCTGGCAGGATGTTGTCCCGGCCGTTGATCACGAGTTGGTCGATGACAACGACGTGTCAGCCTTGAAGGCGAAGGTCTTGGCGTCCGGTCTGACGGTGCAAGAACTGGTGTCCACGGCCTGGGCCTCGGCATCAAGCTTCCGTGGTTCGGACAAGCGCGGTGGCGCAAACGGTGCGCGCATCCGTCTGTCACCGCAAAAGGACTGGGATGCCAACCAGCCGGCACAGCTGGCGAAGGTGCTCTCCGTTCTCGAGGGCATCCAGAAGGACTTCAACGCAGCCCAGACATCAGGCAAGAAAATCTCTCTCGCGGACCTGATCGTACTCGCCGGCAACGCAGGTGTCGAAAAGGCTGCGGGTCCCGGGGCAAGCGTTCCGTTCACGCCCGGCAGAATGGACGCGACCGAAGCGCAGACGGATGCGGCGTCTTTCGCGGCACTGGAGCCGCGCGCCGACGGTTTCCGCAACTATGTGAACGCCAACCGCCGCCAGTTCCTGAAGGCGGAGGAGGCGCTTGTCGACCGTGCCCAGCTGCTGACTTTGACGGCGCCTGAGATGACGGTGCTCGTCGGCGGTCTGCGCGTACTCAAGGCCGGCGAGCCGGAGCACGGTGTCCTCACCGACAAGCCCGAGACGCTGACGAACGACTTCTTCGTCAACCTGCTCGACATGGGAACCGTATGGACCCCGGCCGCCGGCAAGCAAGGTGTCTATGAAGGCCGTGATCGCAAGACGAACGCCCTGAAATGGACCGGCACCCGCGTCGATCTGATCTTTGGATCGCACGCCCAGCTTCGCGCTCTTGCCGAGGTCTATGGCTCGTCCGATGCCAAGGGCAAGTTCGTGCGGGACTTCATCGCGGCCTGGACAAAGGTGATGAACGCCGACCGTTTCGATTTGGCTCGGCGGTAA